The window TTCAAAATATTAAACGCCCCAACCAAGTCTGAATTGAAGACAAGCCCCGTCTCGGGACACTTAAACAAACCACGAAGGAAGCGAGCCCCCTCGTGAGGCCTCCCGCAGACGGGACAACGCTTAGACGTGAAAACCTCGTCCACAACCAAAACCCGAATATCATACTCCCCAGCAA of the Thermococcus celericrescens genome contains:
- a CDS encoding zinc ribbon domain-containing protein; amino-acid sequence: AGEYDIRVLVVDEVFTSKRCPVCGRPHEGARFLRGLFKCPETGLVFNSDLVGAFNILKKVVKTITPSLSGLYAQGRGNWGKTVPEGLKTRFLVGLNETPQTSPPLARG